A genomic region of Hirundo rustica isolate bHirRus1 unplaced genomic scaffold, bHirRus1.pri.v3 scaffold_438_arrow_ctg1, whole genome shotgun sequence contains the following coding sequences:
- the LOC120748021 gene encoding rho GTPase-activating protein 30-like has translation MSLALKARQRARRKGGSRERLFGCDLREHLQRSGQDVPQVLRSCTEFVEQHGVVDGIYRLSGVSSNIQRLRQEFEAQRSPDLSRDVYLQDVHCVSSLCKAYCRELPNPLLTYQLYDKFADAVAVQMEEARLVKIKEVLKELPVPHYRTLEFLMRHLLRMAGHSGRTNMHARNLAIVWAPNLLR, from the exons ATGTCCCTGGCGCTCAAGGCCCGGCAGCGGGCGAGGCGCAAGGGCGGCTCCCGGGAGCGGCTCTTCGGCTGCGACCTCCGCGAGCACCTGCAGCGCTCGGGGCAGGACG TGCCGCAGGTGCTCCGGAGCTGCACGGAGTTCGTGGAGCAGCACGGGGTGGTCGATGGCATCTACCGGCTGTCCGGGGTGTCCTCCAACATCCAGCGGCTGCG CCAGGAGTTCGAGGCGCAGCGCAGCCCGGACCTGTCGCGGGACGTTTACCTGCAGGACGTTCACTGCGTCAGCTCCCTGTGCAAGGCCTACTGCCGCGAGCTGCCCAACCCGCTGCTCACCTACCAGCTCTACGACAAGTTCGCC gaCGCGGTGGCCGTGCAGATGGAGGAGGCTCGGCTGGTGAAGATCAAGGAGGTGCTCAAGGAGCTGCCGGTGCCTCACTACAG GACGCTGGAGTTCCTGATGCGGCACCTGCTGCGCATGGCCGGGCACAGCGGCCGCACCAACATGCACGCGCGGAACCTGGCCATCGTGTGGGCGCCCAACCTGCTGCGGTGA